The window ATTTGATGATGTTGTGTCACcactatttattatttatggTACCatccaacagaaaaatatgtaaaattgattttatttagttattttaatgGTCATAGATAGGGGGCATTTCTTAAAAGCTAACAATCTTATAATTTTCTTACTGAACTTtgtctgttaaaaagaaaataaaaaatgttattaattgGTAAGGCCCAAATTTTAGCTCTGAGCTataattatttatgaaaatatttgtttggatTAAACTGTACAGGAAATTGTCCTAAGATCATTTCAGCTATGAGGTTTACATAGATAAAAGACACATCCCTCTACTGCTGTATTGGTTTGTGACAACTATGGTCATCTAACAGGTGCCACAAAACTCCTTCCCATTGTAGCTTATTCAAATTGATTACTGCAATGTACTACAGTAAATTTGCCCAAAGTATACCTAGATCACAGACAGGTACAAGTCTCGTTCACTTTCATCCTACAGTTTGGAGACTTGCACATATATTCATTTGTAAGAGAGTTAAAAAATTCGAACGATGTAACAAACTACAGAAGAACCAAAGGACAATCTTTTGTTTGTATAGTTTTACCAATATTGATGATAACATATTATCACTATTATGGTTAGAATGGGTTAGAGGCTCGTCTTCCTCACCTCTGACTTCCACGGActtctacaactacctgaaaggaggttgtagcgaggcgggtgtcagtctcttctcccaggtaacaagtgataggacgagaggaaacggcctcaagttgtgccaggggaggtttagattggatatcaggaaaaatttattcaaggaaagggttgtcaaacactggaacaggctgcccagggaagtggtggagtcaccatccctggagggatttaaaagatgagtagatgtagtgcttagggacatggtttagtggtggccttggcagtgttaatggttggactcagtgatcttaaaggtccttcccaaccaaaacaattctatgattctattctcttctatgattctataactaGATCTAATCAATAATAttatccattaaaaataaacaacgTACAGTGTGAAGTTTGGATTTTTTAGGAGCCAATTTTTCTACTGTTCTTACAAAAAGGCTACAATATATATATAGCCAGTGGCAAAAGCGTCAGGCTCTGTGTGTATTCATGTTTAACTGAGGCTGGATTacttattaaaagaaaagtcttCTGAAGGAGCTTATTTGTACAGAAGCTCAAGATTTGGTCTGAAAAGGCTGCTTCATGGGTTAATGTATTCACctataaataaaagcagtgacAGCTCTCCTGTCAGTACATGCTGATGGACGGTTCCTTTTTCCACCATTACAGCCTTGTGAATgtgggaaaattaatttaagtgGTAGTTAATTTCTAATGAATTCCATTCAAGCGGTTAATATGGTCCCTTGATGTTATGGTAACCTTCATGGATCATTGCATTATGTAAATAAATTCTACTTTATGctggtttattaaaaaaagaggaagattgGTGAGTCCAGTCAAACCTTCACATATACAAACATGCATAAAATTTCTTAAGAAATCACTAAAAATAGACTGTTTAAGAGGAGTACACTTGATATCCTACAAAGCATACCATTCATCTTTATAAGACAtctaatttttatataattttggCAGGATCATTTATTATTTGGAGCTGAGAATAAGAAGACTTTTGGAAAGGAAACCGTCCTCACTCAAAATTGTATTAGAAATGCAGCTTGAATGCCCTTGAGGGACTCTCCAAGCCCTTAGATCATCTGTTTTGTATGGGCATGAATCACTGGACAGGCTTCACACATCCCAGCTCCTACCTTATCCCCTCTTCTGGGGAGACACCTCTGACAGCGTGTGCTCTGCAGAGAACATATACACGGCAACTTACTCCTCAAAGTCACTCAGCTTCTTCCCACTTACTTCAGTGGGGTTTAGATCAGGCCTGTGCTATTTTACtgaaattctaaaatatttaaaaaaaaataatgtgcaatatttatcttcaaatattaatgtatttcaGTATCCAAATTCATGTACATGTACCTTTTGAAAGTTAATGAAGTGTTCTTTTTAGTGTGTCATACATACTACTTGAAGGATATAAAAACCCTTGTGCAAGCACAGAGACTTCTATTGTGTATGCGTTCCGTGGCTAAGAAACGCCTGAAGTTTTTGACACCCCGGGAAATACGCGTCAAAACTAAACTTTTCTTGTCCTCATGAGAAACTGAGTACACACTGGCTAGCATTTTAAAGGCACATTGTTTTCCCTTGTGAAAACACGACCTCTTACATATCTCTAAacttaggggggaaaaaaagagacagcaaaatAGCCTTTGCTCTTATTTGctgtttcaaacaaaaaaacccaaaccaaaacataagCTGTTGTTCAATCTTCTGGTATCCTTATGCAATCAAATCACTTGATGACAGACGACAGTGTGTATCTAGGCATAAATACATTACAGCAGCTGGTCCAGATAACTTATGATGAGGAGAGCTGTCTCAGGATATTTTTGGCCTATtgatttcatatattttttcaaatattgaaATACCAGCAGTTGAAAGTAAGTACCCCAAGCTTGTAAGCTAAATTCCACAGTGTAAAAGGGTTTTGATATGGAACAAAAGTAAtgacatgaaaataaacagaaaacaggattAAATGAAACATGATGTAGCATGAGTACATCATGTCAAATGACAGTATCTTTCTTTGACTTTTtctaaagaggaaaatacagtCAATCTAAGCTATCAGGACTTCAGGAAATCAGGTGACAATTCATTTATGCAGttaattaaaacagagaaaaggaagattacCTAATGAATTTTAAGGCTGGTAAGGAAGTGACTAAAAGTGAGGTGTGAGATGGGTGTgccaaaaaaccaaacatttatCGAGAAGAGAAGCTAGTTGCGTGTCCCTTCTGATGTAGCACAAAAAGTGGGATGTTCAATCAAATGTGCAGGCAAGGTAGCAATAGGAAAGCAATATGGGGGAAATGGAAATATTGTatggaaagaataaaatcacCTATGAACTGAAGGAAAGTAGGCTGCTGGCTACTCGTAGGACAAAAATGTGCATACTGGTATCTCAAGTAAAGATGCTGAGGCACCAGTGTAAGCTGGCCCATGAGTTGTTCAAAGGCATTCCTGAAATATCTAGGGTGAGGTGTGTTTCCAAGAAACACAGAGGTAGATATTCATCTGTCATatttgcaaaaccagaaatatttgtgAGGACagaattatataaaatatttcaggaaacatTAACTCAGAAGGTGTATGGTATAGCCAATAATGTCTAAGAATGTATGAGAGGAAATGCTTGTAGGCAGAGacaatatcttttattagacaATTgagacagctggaaaaaaagctgGTAAGCTTTGGGCACACGTGAGAATGACTTGTATATCCAAAagctttcctatttttttctaactgtaaCACTgatctaataaaatatattacctCTCCTTACAAATCTTATCTCACAAATTCAAAAGTTACACAAAAGGGCTATTAGGGTGATGAAAGGGGCAGAAAGTCTGCTTCATGAGAAAAGACTAAAATGACTTGTTTAGCTTAGGAAAACAAAGATTGATAAAGAACATGATAGctgcctaaaaataaatatcaagcAAGTAAATTCCCCAGGAACAGAAGTGCTATTTAACATAAAAGATAATGTTGGCATAAGTATAAAAAAGTCCTGAATAAATGTAGAGATGGAGTTAGAAGAttaggaagaggagggaagttTTAGACATCTTTCAAAGACTGGTGTTAGCAAAAGACAATTTTCAATGCAGAACTTAatgagttttttaaaataactatatTAAGTAGTTGCCAGAATAACAGGGAGCTGGagtttatgtatatatattgcCTTTATGACTTTTTCCAGTGATCACCATTGTCCCTACAAACTGGCCTAGAGCTGATTGTGGCCATACTACTCATAGGCAGCATCTTTTAAAGTGCCTGGAGACACTGCAACTACGTAATGCTTAAGGAGACTTCCAAATGGTGAACCTTTCACAGGCCTTAACACCAATGACCTCTTCCTTGGCTCCTACCAACAGCCCTACCACCACAGCTCTCTGACCTGCTGCTCATGCCATGCACAGTCATTGTCTGATTCACACTTAGCACCTGACTATGCCACCTCTCACTGTGAGCCTTAATGTGGGATGCTTTTAGTTTTGCTCTTCactttttcaaagcagcatcAAGGGATGCACCCAAAACTCACCAGAAAGGATCTTCCATCACAATCTCCTTGTCTTTCCTTGCCTATTTTCCCTCCTGACCCCTCTTTGAACATCACACGTTATAAATCTTAAGTTCCTTCCATAGCATTTCCTTACTATGTGCCCAAGACAATGAGACGGGTGATTTGCAGCCTTCCATGTTTGTGCTTTCGTTGGATGATGCTGAGGATGTATGCTGCATGCAGAAGGCCATGGTATGAAGTCATGTGAGACATGAAGGCCAGCTGGAGTAGTACCGGAGACCCAGGATGGGCTGGAGGAACCAGCCATACTGTATATGAGAATAAGCTAGACTAGTCTAGACACTGAactttttctgggttttgtctgaggaaagaaagcatCCTGGAAGCTGTCCATCATGCGTGCAGGGCAGATGATCAAGTAAACAAGATGCAGGAGCAAAACCAGAGTGATTTAAACTGACTCATGAGATATCTTACGTTTCAGAACtctaaaaaaatcctaataCATGTATGTGAATTATCAACTGCTTGAGTAACAGATGGCAAAACATAAATGCAAATAGGAAATATCACAAAATTTGAATGTCTTTCACTGTGGTTGCAGGGGTATTAGGACAAGCGATAGATACCCTGTGTTTGTATTAGTGATTTGGGTGTGATACAGATCAAATACTGATAAATTCAGGGtaataaaaatcagcaaagTAGTAATAATGATAATGAAGTCCCAGGGAAAATTTTATGCTGCTCAACACACTGAACCTActcaaaacaattttgttttgttacattCAAATGCAAAATCATACATCTAGCAATCAGGCATTGTAGCTACACCTGCAGAACAGAGGGCTGTGAAGTGTTAAGCAGTGCAAAGACTTTACTGGTTATAGAGAACTGACAACAAACATGAAGTCTTAATGGAAAGCTGTAGCAATAATATGATCTTCAGATGAAGGAAGCAGATTGGTGAGTGCAAAATTCAGGAGCATTTTAACCTCAGCATTTAGCATCACTAAGGTTGATTCTGCCTGCAGTTCctgtgtctgtatttttaaaaagaaatgggggGAGGgtacagaaaatagaaatatccaaaggctagaaaaaaatattctatagTGAGAAACCTAACATGATTAATCTGATTAGCTTATCAAAAGACTAAAGAGTAACTCGAAGTTAGTGACTCCATaccttctgaagaaaaaaaaaccaggacTCTAACAATGAAAGGCACAACAAAGTTCAGTCACtgcaaaccaaagcaaacaagcTCACATTTTTAACAGTGAAGCGACAGTATTTTGGAACAGACTCGTAGCTGCATGACTGGCTGCTCACCTATCCTCTACATGGTCTCTGGCTGCAGCCCTGTTTTAAGCTTCATGCCTTCACCTCTGGTAGGACAGAATTCTTCAGCCTTCAGATCAGCCCTGGGTTACCATTTCATATTTACTGTATTGTCATTCACTTAAATACATCAAATAAGTTCTCTTTTTGTGACTATGCAATTGGTGATCAGGATGAATGACCAGACAACTTAAAACCAAGTTGTTATTTAACAGCAGGATGAGCactcaaagcaaaaccaaagtacTTGGCACACAATCTACATGCAATGGTTCTTATCTAAAGCCTGAACTTCCTATGGAAGTGACCTATTTTAGATATCTCAGTCACTGCTTTTACGAAGAGTAGTTTCCTAGGTTATTTCCTTCATAGTGATGAGTCCCTTTTTAAACTATATAGACTCTCAGACTGCTTGTttccagccttttcctcatttaGGCACTGTCCATTACCCATCCTCAATCCCGTACAACAGAGAGGCTTACATTATTCCCTACCTGTTCCTTTGCTTACTTTCAACCACTAAATGGAATCAATGGATTTTTAGACCAAACAGCTTCAcaaagttcactttttttttcctttttgcacaaTGTGACACATAAAAACAGGtggcttttgaaaaatactacTCTCTTTCAACACTGTATTCACATTTACAGACAATGGATTTCAAAGTCTGATGCACAAGCTTCTAGATGAAATGgtgaattttccatttctggagGCAGGTGGATAACTCCAGCAAGTGACAGCTTCATCTTTGGTGCCAATATTCTCCTCGTACCCACTTTCATCATTTTTAGATCAGGTTCAATGTTTTCACTGTGATGAAGCTCTTATAAAGATTACTGCCTCCACTACGAGTGGGATACAAAGCAATAACGAAACCGCTGCAGTTTATCTCCCAGAGGTATAGAAGTAAAACACCAGCACTTACTTAAATAAACTGGGCTGTAAAGTGTGACAGTTCAGTAACAGCTTCATGGGCAGTTCAGCGATACCTACAGGAAGACAAATTCAGTCCTGGAGAGCAAAGGAGACCGGACAGGTGAGGCCATGACTCCTCATAAGTGTCATGAGTTAAACTGTCCCAGCTAGTTGGAAAGAACCCAGCGTCTTCTCAGTCTCCGGGACTAACATGTtcagcccccctgcccccgcTCCAATGTATGCTACTGGTATAGAATTCAAGCTCCAAGTTAATAATCTGATGAGCTGCAATGGAATGAATGCAAGGATTTAAATGTATAATCAGCCTTACTGAACTGACTGGGATGGCTGTATCCTTAATTTGCACCTTAAAAGTAATTTGATAGCTTTCAGCAGTGTGTATCAAGGTATGTCCACGCTTGCTGATGCAGAACTTCAGAATATGGTGACACTGCAGATACATGTAAACTAGCATTGGTACTGAAACCTCTCTAATATCAGGTGCACGGAGCTCACTGAAACCACAGAAAGACTGTGGCATTACAGAGAAGATCTGAACAGTGCCTGCAATAGGGTGTTGTGTCCATTTGCACTGTTAAACAAATAAGAGAAAGCAGCCTGCttctcactttctttttccttgtttaagcgtatttatgtttgtttatttttcttgtaaaataatACTTCcaacttttaattttcctttgcctAGTCAGAGACTGACTCATGAATATTATGCAACAGATCTCTCTCTTCACCAAGTGAAGTTGCTCTTGGCAAGTGAGCCCTGGTTTGAACACCTCCCCAGCAACCTACCAGCACAATATTTCTTGTACCAGAGAGCTGCCCTTTTTCTGACAGAACCAAGGGGCTGGATGAACTGTTTGGGAGGCAATAAGACCAGCTGCCAACTAGCTGTCCTAAAACACCCCTGCAGACCCTCACTTCATCTGACGGCAAACACGTTCAATCCACAGCTCATTCCTTGCACAGTCCTCATCATCCCCCAGAAAAGGAGGTGGGCCTGGAAATCACTGGGTTTTCTGGACATACATGCATGGTTTACCTTAAAGGTGTACTAGTGGCTACACTCAGGGTATCACAGGGGCTCAGAGCATACAGGCCTTTTCTTCTGCCAGAACAAAATACACAGTGCACACCTAGAAATGTGTGCCATTAACTCTAATCTGAGAATAAGAGCTTCTAAAATCTCCAGTTGCTTAGACTGCTTAACTGGGAAAGCGTGTTAAAGGTGTAAAACTTTTCCAAGAAATTTCTCTgcttacattttatttacatgCACAAGATTCAGGTATTTAGAAAGCAGAAGTTCTTATTTGTGAGTGCCTAAATTTCAATCAAACCTTTTAAAGTACAGCaagttttcccctccttcaagGTTCTTTGGTTTTGAGGCGGCTTTTATGTTTTGAATCAGTCTGTCTCTCTTTAGTTAGACGAAGCTAgctatttttctcccccttcaTTACCATGAACCTGTTTGATGCCTCCTAAGATGGATGTGTATGTTAACTAACCTGCTCCTCTCTCCAAACCCACATTTCCAGTGATGAGATAGACGAGTGAAAGACAAACTGCCCAACACATGGGAATCAAACACTCCTGCCTCAAGCACAGCCATATACAGAAGCATGACGAACACCTTTGGGGACTGTAGCAATTTTGGCTGTCTAATTGTAATCCATTGGTACCATCAGAGTTTGCATTCAACAGTACGCTTGGCTGTGTGACCTCTGAGGCATTACTGTTCCCAGTCATTCTCCCCACACCTCTATTAGAAGAGAACTGTTTCAAGGGATACAGAagttgtataaaaaaaaaaagtagaattcTAAAGCCTCGTTCATTTCTGTGAGTGAGCCTAAGGCTTTGCAGAAACTTAAGGCAAACTAGCTGAAATCTGAAATTTCTATTTTGATCTTTGCTGCAGACACCTACACAAAATGGTTTACAAACTCTACCCAAAAGGCAATGACTCCCAGGTACTGCCTTTTTATTTGGGTTAAGATTCAGGAAACTGTAGAATAGTAGGTACACCAGAAACATGAGAGAGGATTTCTCCAAAGGAAGAGGAGGCTAAGAACACTTCCAAATACACTGTGAATGGCCAATATATCATTAAATTACTTTAGAcactaaaacttaaaaaattgaTTACTTTATACTAATTAAAGTACCTCCATGTCCCCTCCAAACCCACAGTGATAAGCAGCAACAGTTATTTACATTGGCATTACTGCAGCCACATGGGATTATGTCTGCTGCAACTCAAtagttaaaagaaatttttaccTCACCTATGAACCAAGACAAAAGCTAGAACATCACCTTTCAATGTAACACATTTAATATTATTTGCCACTTAAGAGCCCACCTGAGTTTGAAACTCAGGTTCTGTTACCACAGCTTTCAAcatccaggtttttttttttaaagaaagattcaTTGCATATTGCAATAATGCACAAtcagcagcatttattttcattttgctttaattaaacACAAATGCATCTCAGAGTCTGATGATTCAGCTTTGTCTTTACTAATTTAACAGTGAGGTAAGTAAGGCTTCATGGCTAAGATGACAATAGGTCCTGGAAGTTGTGGCTTCCCATTTCAGTTCTCAGCATCCATGGTCTGAAGCTACCGCAAGGGCTGTCAAGAACTTGGCATGCTCTACGTTAGCGTGAAGTTGAAACCTTGTCACCTACACCGTTCTGTGATTTGTGTCCCCAGCAGTCAGCTATAAAGTCATGGGGTAGCCAGGGAAGCAGTAGCGGACCCAGTGGCAGGCACGCAGAAGGCAGGACTCGAGGCCCGACAGGCAGACACCACGTTACTTCTCTCCCCTCCGGAGCTCCGCAGCGGCGCTCCCAGCCGGGAGAGGCTCCCGGCCGCGGGGCTACAGCTTCCGCTGCTTGTGCCGGGGGTTGGTCTTGCAGCAGACGTACagccggccgcgccgccggaCGATGAAGCAGTCCTTACAGCGCCTCTTCAGCGAGGCTTTCGTCTTCAGCCCCGCGAggagcggcggcagcagcccgggcggcggcgggacaGCCAGCAGGAcgcggggggcggccgccccGCACCACAGCGGCGGGACCCGGCTAACCGGCgcgggcagcgccgccgcccTCCACCACGAGGCCAGGGAAGAGAAAGGCGAGCGGCCCAGCGGGCGgagcggcccggcggcggccctGGCTAGGAGGGACAGCATGCTCCGCGCCCTGTGGGGACAGCGCACCGGTGAGGACacccgccccgctcccgcctcctccccaccaacgccccccagcccctgacAGAAGGCGCCGGGCACTGACGGACACCGGCACCACCGCCGCCGCTTCCCTCCTCAGGCCGTAGCCGCCGCTCACCCCAACAGAGACAACGCGCATGCGCGCACGCCGCGGCCCGGCGGAAGCGCTCGAGGGCCAGGGAGGGGCGGAGCAAGGGCTGCGCCTGCGCCCGTCCGCAAGAGCGCCGGGTCACGTGGCTGGTTCAAAATGGCGGCGCCCGGCGCGACCTTCCGCCGCCTGCTGCCTCTGAGCCGCTCGCTGCCGTCCCGCCCGATGCCCGCTGCCGTTCGGCCCTACGGTGTGCGGGCCTCCGGTACCGGCGAGCTGGTGACGCACACGGGGCAGGTGAGTGCGCGGCCCAGGGGTCGGTGCTGCCCCTCCGCTGCCCGGGTAGGGCAGGCGCGTCCGGGCCGCGTCTCCCGCCGTTGCCGGTGCCTGCGGGAAGATGCTCCCGGGGCTGCGAGCGGCCCGCGGGTGTGCCGCTTCCTTTGGTACGCGCTGTGGAAATTAACGCGCTTGGGTGATACCTAGGCGAAAGGTACGCGCGGTTTCAAAAAAAGGCTGTTAATTAGGAATAGGGTCATTAGCGATTGCCAAGCGTTGTGGCCTGAATCTAGCGTTTGACACAGCTGAAGAGTTGACAGGTAGGAGGCACCCTCGTGTCCGTGCCTGTGACTCCCTCTTACCCGTTCTTTGATGTAAAAACTGAGCGTGAGGTCTGGGGAGGCTTGTGTAGTGACTGGTGGGGATGTGAGAGGGGCACGGCTGGTGGAGCTGAAGTAGGAAGGTTCTCACTGCGGTTACTTGAGTcgaacataaataaaaatgaaacttgaaTTTCCTAGTTTGGTTCACCTTCCAGATGGCAGTGTGGGATCAAGGAACAGCATTGTCAGTAATAAATCTTATGTTCGCCTCTCTGGTCAGAGCTAAAGCTCCTGTTTACTAGCTTtaacacccccccaccccttttctACTTTCCAacctaaaaattatttttctatgtgAGAGAAACGGAAACTATTTTTTCTGTGCAGTACATACTTGTAAGATGATGGCAATACTTGAAGCTGAGGAAACGATTTAAACTATTTAGTCTTGACAGTGCTGTAAGCCTTTGTGTTCTTTGTTTATGgtcattgctttttaaataagatcaagtttattttatgttttaggTATATGATGAAAAGGATTATAGAAGAGTTAGATTTGTGGGACGACAGAAGGAGGTAACTCATTCGACTTTTGCTCATGGGAGAGGGAgtggtttgtggggtttttttataccTGCTATTGATGTCCTCAACTTgcttgtcattaaaaaaaaacaaccagcaaccaaccaaacccaaaaaccacAGCCAAaaccaactaacaaaaaacaaccctacCAAAGCAAAACTGGTTTGGATTTTGGgagttggtgtttttttcactaCGGtgaaaattcttcttttaagaCAGTTTATAGTAGCTTCTGTGTACTTCCATACTTTTggcaaatttggaaaattcaaGACTTGCCCTATATCTGTTAAGTGCTGACATTTAGGCTGTGGAAGTTGTAGGCATTTGAGCATTTTAAACTTGGACCACTTTTTTGTGTTAAGCgtgtgttttaagaaaattttaagcATGTTTTTAGTGCCATTTGTGTTCAGAAAAATCACATAATTAAATGCTCTGCTGAATTTTGCATCTACATATCTGTTTAAATGTGTGTTTTGAAGCTTAATTTGCTTCTGCATAGTTAAAATCTTGATCTTTACCCAAACTGCGTTTTTAATGAGGCCACTTCATTTCCAGAGCCTGGGAAGCATTTGCTGAAACAATGATGTAACAAGCAAAACTAAATGAAATAACAAAGCCTCAAAGGCAAAGTCTAGTAACACCGGCATCAGCCAGGTGTACTACTGTGAAGTTTTCTTGTGggcctgttgctgctgcttatcAATAGAGTAGGTACGTGAAATTGTAAGTCCTTTAGCACCGAGTTCTCTCTAGTGATCGAGCAGCACAGCTCCATGAGGGATCTGCTGGCCTttgggagagaaacagagattGTGTCAGCTAAATTGTATTCCTCAATGCCTGAGCATCTGATTGGTGCCTTAGTGTTAATGCTGTAATTGTTTATGTATAGTAGAGGCATTAAATATGAAGTGTGGTAGATTTTAAATGTAGTTGAATATAATTATTCCCTTCCTAAATTGACCTGAGCTAATTATGCCAATTTCTGAGTTTTCATATTGAGTGTACCTTATTGTATCACACTGTGTGGCAAAAATGGAGATTCTACGTGGGAAATagttaaatgaaaatgtcactTAAAACGCTGAAGTAGTTTACTTCTGGGAGGATAGTGGCAAAGTGGGTCTCGCCCAAATGCAATGGCTGTTTCTGTGCTACTTCTGTAGCTTTGTAGGAAACGCTCCTTAAGCCTAATTCTCTGTAGGGCACTGGT of the Nyctibius grandis isolate bNycGra1 chromosome 3, bNycGra1.pri, whole genome shotgun sequence genome contains:
- the MRPL36 gene encoding large ribosomal subunit protein bL36m, which translates into the protein MLSLLARAAAGPLRPLGRSPFSSLASWWRAAALPAPVSRVPPLWCGAAAPRVLLAVPPPPGLLPPLLAGLKTKASLKRRCKDCFIVRRRGRLYVCCKTNPRHKQRKL
- the NDUFS6 gene encoding NADH dehydrogenase [ubiquinone] iron-sulfur protein 6, mitochondrial produces the protein MAAPGATFRRLLPLSRSLPSRPMPAAVRPYGVRASGTGELVTHTGQVYDEKDYRRVRFVGRQKEVNKNFAIDLIAEQPVSEVESRVISCDGGGGALGHPKVYINLDKDTKTGTCGYCGLQFKQKRH